CGCTCGAGCGGCACGCGACGCGCGACGTCCTGCACGTCCGTCGCGCTCTTGAACGTGACGATGCCCGAAAGCGAAATATAAAAATTCTGTGCGAGCGCCTGTTCGGCAACGGCCCACGGCTCCGTAAAGCAGTGCATCACGCCGCCCGGCACGCTGGCGCGTTCCTCGGCCATGATCCGCAGCGTATCCGCCGACGACGCGCGCGTATGCACGATCAACGGCTTGCCCGTCTGGTGCGCGGCGCGGATATGCACGCGAAAACGCTCGCGTTGCCATTCCATGTCGTCGATCGAGCGGCCTTCGAGGCGGTAATAGTCGAGCCCCGTCTCGCCGATCGCGACCACTTTCGGATGCTGCGCCAGTTCGACCAGTTCGGCGACCGTCGGCTCCCGCGCATCCTCGTGGTCTGGATGCACGCCCACCGACGCATACACGTTGTCATAGGAACGCGCGATGTCCAGCACGGACGGCAGCGTTTCGAAGTCGACGGAGACGCACAGCGCGTGCGTGACCGCATGCGAGCGCATGTTGTCCAGCACTTGCGGCAGACGGTCGCCGAGTCCTTCGAAGTTGATATGGCAGTGGGAATCGACAAACATGGTGAAGTCCTGCAAAAAATCCGATGACGTTTGAGGCGAGCCGTACCGCGACGCCTATTGCGCGCCGTCCAGACGCTTGCCGAGGATGACCAGATCGCGCTCGACGCCGTCCAGCACCGCGACGCGCGGCAACGTGCCCCATGCCGCGAAGCCGAACGCCTCGAAGAGTCGCACGCTAGGCTCATTGTGGCCGAATACAAAGCCCAGCACCGTATCGATACCGAGTTTCGGCGCAGCTTCCAGCGCGGCTGCCAGCAGTTTCTTGCCCAGACCCTTGCCGCGCGCGGCTTCATCCAGATAAATGCTGACTTCGGACGTGCGCTGATAGGCCGGGCGTCCGTAGAAATCGGAAAAACTCAGCCACGCGATCACCCGTCCCTCATCTTCGACGACCCACAGCGGACGCTTCTCAGGACCGTGCGCGTCGAACCACGCGCGGCGGCTGTCGATGCTCACCGGCTCCAGATCGGCCGTGACTTGCCGCGACGGTACGGTCGAGTTGTAGATGGCGACGATCGCGGGCAGATCGTCGAGCGTAGCGTCGCGGTATTGAAGAGTCATGTCGATGTCGTTGATGGGAGGAGCTAAAAACGGTTGTGCTTCACTCGCGCTGCGAACGGATCTGGCTACTGGACTGGCTACTGGACGAACAGGTCGCGATAGCCGAGAAACAGTTCTTCGAACACGAGCCGCGCGTTGAGCGGATGGTTTTCGACCGCGCGTTGCCGCGCGACCGTCCGCATGAAGCGCGCGAAACCGTTCGCGTCGGCCTGCGACGCGCACCGCGAGAGCGCCGCCGACGCCGCCGGGAAATAACGCGGCGTGCCCGTCGTGCCCACGGTGGACTGGGCGAGCAGATCGTACATCCAGCGCTGCAGCCAGCCGAGCACGAGCGGCACGGGCAACTTCTGCAACGTCTCGCCGCACGCGAACGCATCGCAGTTCGGGCCGGCCGCCAGTTGTTTCAGGGTCCAGTCGCGCAGCGGGCGGTTTTCGTCGCTCGCAAGGGCGAGCGCCGCAAGCGGCGCGCCGCCTGCTTCCGCGACCAGGCCCGGCGCATCATCGACGCCCTGTTGCGCGAGCCACGCAGTGGCGGCCTGCGGCGACGGCGTCGTCATCGGCCATTGACGGCAACGGCTGATGATGGTCGGCAGCAGCCGGTCGATCCGCGCCGACACCATCAGGAACACGACGCCAGCAGGTGGCTCCTCGAGCGTTTTCAGCAGCGCATTGGCGGCCGCGACGTTCAGCGCCTCGGCGGGATACAGCACGACGACGCGCACGCCCCCGCGATGCGAGCCGACGCCGCAAAAGTCCAGCAGCGCCCGCACCTGCTCGATCTTGATTTCCTTGCTGGGCGTGCGCGTTTTCTTGCCGCCTTCGTCGGCGTCTGCGTTCGCTTTTTCGGCCTTTTCATCGGCGGCGGCGCTGGTGAAGCCCGCTTCCGCAGCGAGCGCCTCCGGCAGCACGATCCGGTAGTCCGGGTGATTGCCCTGTTTGAACCATGTGCACGCCGCGCAGGTGTCGCATGGCTGGCCGTCCGGCAACGCCGATTCGCACAGCAGGCCCTGCGCCAGATGCTGGGCAAAGCGCAGCTTGCCGATGCCGGCCTGCCCGTGAAGCAGCAGCGCATGCGGCCAGTGGGCGCGCAATTGCTGCAGGCGGTTCCAGTCGTCGGTTTGCCACGGATAAATCATCGTTTCTCTTTTGATTCAATAAGTTGAAGAAATTTTTTGATGTATCGAATGAGACTTGTCGCAGATATAGGATGAATTTATATCGACGTAAAATCAAAGCGATACGATCAATTCCTCAAGGTTCTTCTGAATGTCAGCGATGCTGCGCGTCGAGTCGATGATATCGAATCGATAAGGTGCTTCCTCCGCACGGCGCAGATATTCGGTGCGCGTGCGCGTGAAAAACGCATCCGATTCGCTCTCGAACCGGTCCGGCGCGCGCGCCGCGCTGCGCCGTTCGCTAGCCGTCTCGGGCGGTACGTCGAACAGCACGGTCATGTCCGGCTGGAAACCGCCCTGTACCCAGCGCTCTAGCGTTTCCAGCTTGTCGCGCGGTAGCCCGCGTCCGCCGCCCTGATAGGCGAAGGTCGCGTCGGTGAAACGGTCGGACAGCACCCAGTCGCCCCGCGCGAGCGCCGGCTCGATCACTTGCGCGAGATGCTCGCGGCGCGCGGCAAACATCAGCAGCGCCTCGGTTTCGAGGTCCATCGACTGATGCAGCAGGATGTCGCGCAGCGACTCGCCGAGTTTCGTGCCGCCCGGCTCGCGCGTCATGACGACGGAACGGCCGGTGGGCGCGAGCTTCTGCTCCAGCCGGTCACGGAACCAGCCGAGATGCGTGGTCTTGCCCGCACCGTCGATGCCCTCGAACGTGATGAATTTTCCCCGAGCCATCATTGACCTCGAATGTATTTGTCGACGGCCTTGTTGTGATCGCCGAGCGTGTCAGAAAAGATGCTGCTGCCGTCGCCGCGCGACACGAAATACAGCGCGCTGGTCTGCGCCGGATTGAGCGCGGCCTGTAGCGACGCAACGCCCGGCAGCGCGATGGGCGAAGGCGGCAGGCCCATTCGCGTATAGGTATTGTAAGGAGTGTCCGTCTGCAGATCCTTCTTGCGCAGATGGCCAGAGTAGCTCTCGCCCATTCCATAGATGACGGTCGGATCGGTCTGCAGCGGCATGCCGACGCGCAGACGATTGGCGAACACACCCGCGACCATCGGGCGGTCGGACGCCTTGCCCGTTTCCTTTTCGATGATCGACGCCATGGTCAGCGCATCGTACGGCGTCTTGTACGGCAGGCCCGGCGCGCGTGCCGCCCAGGCTTCGTCGATGCGCAGCTTCATCAGCCGGTACGCGCGTCGATAGACGTCGAGGTCGCTCGTGTCCTTGTCGAACAGGTAGGTGTCCGGGAAGAACAGCCCTTCGCCGTTGCCCGTCGGCGTTTCAGGCGCGCCGATCGCCTTCAGGATATCCGCGTCGGACATGGCCGCCGTATCGTGCTTCAGCGCCGGGTTCGAATCCAGTTCGGCGCGCATGTGCCTGAAAGTCCAGCCTTCAATGATCGTCGCCACGTACTCGTTGACGTCGCCACGCGCGATCTTCTGCAGCACGTCGTACGGCGTGATGCCCTGCTTGAATTCGTAGTTGCCCGACTTCAGCGCGGACTGTAGTCCGAGCACGCGCGTCATCATCACGAACAGTTCAGGCTCGACGGGCACGCCGCCCCGGTTGAGCTGCGTCGTGACGCTGCGCAGGCTGCTGTGCGGCTTGATCGTGACATCGAGTTGCGGGGTGGCGAGCGGGACGGGCGTGGTGGCCCAGTGGTACGCGCCGTACGCCGCGGCGGCGAGCAGCATCGCGAGCACGACGCAGGCGATGAGGCATTTCTTCAGGAGGGACATGGAAACGTGGTTCGGGTGAAGCCAATATAATACTTGCTTGCCTCCGCCAAAGTCAGAATTGACTGTTCCCCGAATCCATGAACGCACCGCTTGCTTCTGCTCCTGGCACCGCCGTCCCCGCTTCTGTTCCTGTTTCCGTCGCGCTTCCTGTGTTCCCGCGCCCCACGCGCGAGGAGTTCGACGCCGTGCTCTCGGGCGGCGCCTTCATGCCGCTGCCGCAGTTCGGCGTGATCGACGCGACGGGCGACGACGCCGCTGCCTTCCTGCACTCGCAACTCACCAGCGACACGCAGCACCTCGACGCCGCGACGGCACGCCTTGCCGGCTACTGCTCGCCGAAAGGCCGGCTGCTGGCGTCGTTTCTCGTGTGGTGCAACGGTGAATCGATCCGGATGCTGGTGTCGAAGGACGTCCAGCCCGCCGTGCAAAAACGTCTGTCGATGTTCGTGCTGCGCGCGAAAGCGAAGCTCAGCGACGCATCGGCCGATACGCTCGCCATCGGCCTCGCCGGTGACGTGCGCGGCGCGCTGTCGGGCGTGTTCGACGCGATTCCCGACGGCGTGCACGTGAAGGTGGACGGACCGGCGGGGTCGCTGGTGCGCGTGCCGGATGCGGCGGGCCGCCTGCGCTACGTGTGGGTCGGGCCGAAAGCGGAAGTCGAAGCGCGCCTGTCCGTGCTCGAGGCCAAACTGCGGCGCGTGTCGCCCGCCGTGTGGGACTGGCTCGACATCCGCGCCGGAGAGCCGCGCATCACGCAGCGCGTGGTCGAGCAGTTCGTGCCGCAGATGATCAACTTCGACGTACTCGGCGGCGTCAATTTCCGGAAAGGCTGCTATCCGGGCCAGGAAGTGGTCGCGCGCAGCCAGTATCGCGGCACGATCAAGCGGCGCATGTCGCTCGCGAACGTCGCTGGCGAAACGGAGAGCGTCGTGCCGGGCACGGAGCTGTTTCATTCGGACGATCCGGGGCAGCCGTGCGGGATGCTCGTCAACACGGCGGCCGCGCCTGACGGCGGCGTCGATGCCCTCGTCGAGATCAAGCTGGCCGCGCTCGAAAACGGCAGCGTGCATCTGGG
The DNA window shown above is from Paraburkholderia sp. PGU19 and carries:
- a CDS encoding TatD family hydrolase is translated as MFVDSHCHINFEGLGDRLPQVLDNMRSHAVTHALCVSVDFETLPSVLDIARSYDNVYASVGVHPDHEDAREPTVAELVELAQHPKVVAIGETGLDYYRLEGRSIDDMEWQRERFRVHIRAAHQTGKPLIVHTRASSADTLRIMAEERASVPGGVMHCFTEPWAVAEQALAQNFYISLSGIVTFKSATDVQDVARRVPLERLLIETDSPYLAPVPYRGKPNEPAYVSYVGRFIAQQREMPDEALAAATSENFFRLFKIPAPAGV
- a CDS encoding GNAT family N-acetyltransferase; translation: MTLQYRDATLDDLPAIVAIYNSTVPSRQVTADLEPVSIDSRRAWFDAHGPEKRPLWVVEDEGRVIAWLSFSDFYGRPAYQRTSEVSIYLDEAARGKGLGKKLLAAALEAAPKLGIDTVLGFVFGHNEPSVRLFEAFGFAAWGTLPRVAVLDGVERDLVILGKRLDGAQ
- a CDS encoding DNA polymerase III subunit delta', whose amino-acid sequence is MIYPWQTDDWNRLQQLRAHWPHALLLHGQAGIGKLRFAQHLAQGLLCESALPDGQPCDTCAACTWFKQGNHPDYRIVLPEALAAEAGFTSAAADEKAEKANADADEGGKKTRTPSKEIKIEQVRALLDFCGVGSHRGGVRVVVLYPAEALNVAAANALLKTLEEPPAGVVFLMVSARIDRLLPTIISRCRQWPMTTPSPQAATAWLAQQGVDDAPGLVAEAGGAPLAALALASDENRPLRDWTLKQLAAGPNCDAFACGETLQKLPVPLVLGWLQRWMYDLLAQSTVGTTGTPRYFPAASAALSRCASQADANGFARFMRTVARQRAVENHPLNARLVFEELFLGYRDLFVQ
- the tmk gene encoding dTMP kinase, encoding MARGKFITFEGIDGAGKTTHLGWFRDRLEQKLAPTGRSVVMTREPGGTKLGESLRDILLHQSMDLETEALLMFAARREHLAQVIEPALARGDWVLSDRFTDATFAYQGGGRGLPRDKLETLERWVQGGFQPDMTVLFDVPPETASERRSAARAPDRFESESDAFFTRTRTEYLRRAEEAPYRFDIIDSTRSIADIQKNLEELIVSL
- the mltG gene encoding endolytic transglycosylase MltG translates to MSLLKKCLIACVVLAMLLAAAAYGAYHWATTPVPLATPQLDVTIKPHSSLRSVTTQLNRGGVPVEPELFVMMTRVLGLQSALKSGNYEFKQGITPYDVLQKIARGDVNEYVATIIEGWTFRHMRAELDSNPALKHDTAAMSDADILKAIGAPETPTGNGEGLFFPDTYLFDKDTSDLDVYRRAYRLMKLRIDEAWAARAPGLPYKTPYDALTMASIIEKETGKASDRPMVAGVFANRLRVGMPLQTDPTVIYGMGESYSGHLRKKDLQTDTPYNTYTRMGLPPSPIALPGVASLQAALNPAQTSALYFVSRGDGSSIFSDTLGDHNKAVDKYIRGQ
- a CDS encoding folate-binding protein YgfZ; translated protein: MNAPLASAPGTAVPASVPVSVALPVFPRPTREEFDAVLSGGAFMPLPQFGVIDATGDDAAAFLHSQLTSDTQHLDAATARLAGYCSPKGRLLASFLVWCNGESIRMLVSKDVQPAVQKRLSMFVLRAKAKLSDASADTLAIGLAGDVRGALSGVFDAIPDGVHVKVDGPAGSLVRVPDAAGRLRYVWVGPKAEVEARLSVLEAKLRRVSPAVWDWLDIRAGEPRITQRVVEQFVPQMINFDVLGGVNFRKGCYPGQEVVARSQYRGTIKRRMSLANVAGETESVVPGTELFHSDDPGQPCGMLVNTAAAPDGGVDALVEIKLAALENGSVHLGAADGPALTFLPLPYALPTEV